CTCCCGGATTGTGGTCGGCCTCCCGTGCGATGATGATTGCGGAACTGGAGAAGAACGGTTTCATCGCGCTGCCCGAACGGCCGGATCCTTCCGTCCTGGCTGTGCGCCTCGTACGGCCATGACATGTTCTGCCAGGTGGCGCCCCGCCCGCCGTACCATGGGCAAGCGCTTGCGAGAACGGGGTCGGAACTGAAGGCGGCACGCATGGGTAGCGGGGACGACACGGGCTCCCTCGACGAGGCGACGAACGTGTTCATGACCGCGCGTCCCCATCTCTTCGGCATCGCCTACCGAGTCCTCGGCAGCACCACGGAGGCCGAGGACGTGCTCCAGGAGGCGTGGCTGCGGTGGCAGGGCACCGACCGTGACGTCGTCCGCGAGCCGAAGGCGTTCCTCGCCACCGTCACCGCCCGTCTGGCGCTCAACGTGGCCCAGTCCGCCAGGGTGCGGCGCGAGTCGTACATCGGGCCCTGGCTGCCGGAGCCGGTCGACACGCGCGCGGATCCGCAGTTGGGCGCCGAGCGGGCCGAGGCGCTCGACACGGCGGTGCTCTTCCTGCTGGAGCGGCTCAACCCCGTGGAAAGGGCCGCTTACGTTCTGCGGGAGGCCTTCGACTACCCCTACCAGCAGATCGCGGACATGCTGGAGACCAGCGAGACCAATACGCGCCAGCTGGTCAGCCGCGCGCGCAAGCACATCTCGTCGGAGCGCCGCAAGCCCGTCGAGGCCACCGAGCACCGACGGCTGATGGAGGTGTTCCTCACCGCGGCACAGACCGGCGATCTGGCCGTGCTCGAAGGCATCCTCGCCGACGACGTGGTCAGCTACACCGACGGGAACGGGCTGCGTGGGGCATCCAGGATTCCGGTCGTCGGTCTGGTGCACGTCTCCAGGTACCTTGCCGCCTTCGCCCCGCGCTTCTGGCCGCAGAAGGAGATCCACTGGGTCGAGGCCAACGGCGGGCCGGCCGCCCTCGTCTCGGCCGGCGGGACGGCCGTGGTTCTGCTGACCCTCGACATCTCGGAACGCGGCATCGAGCGGGCCATGTGGGTCATGAATCCGGAAAAACTGGCACCCTACGTGGCGTCCCTGGACGGTGGCGCCACGTTCTCCTCCTGAACGCCGCCGTGCGCGTCACAAGAGCGACGGTGACCGTGACCGTGACCGGCAGGACGGCGACCCACGGGCGGGCCTCGGGGAGGGCACGCTCGGACGACGGAACCTCGACCGGGCGCTGAGCCTTATCGCGCGACAGGCCGCGCTCGATCCCACCGCGATATCCGTCGTGGCGGCCGTGGCGTTCGGCCGCAATCCGCAGAACGGCGGCTACGTCCTGCGCATCGACCTCGTCGTCGGCCGGCCGGGCGTCGCCCCCGGACGTCGCTGCCTCACTCCCGCACCGGGCCGACGCGTTGTGCCCGTACGCGAGGACGGCCTGGCGCGGCACGCCGACCACCGTCACGCCGGCCTTCCGGGGCCAAGACGGCCCCGAGGCGTCACAGATCGCGGGACTGTCCGGTCCTACTGGGTGACGACCCCAGCGATCGGAGTGGACCGTGGCTGTCACCGAACAACGTCTTGCCACCATGGTGCTGGTGATCGGCACCGGAGGCGCCGGCCTGCGAGCGGCGATCGAACTGGCCGAGGCCGGCATCGACGTCCTCGCCGTCGGCAAACGCCCCAAGGAGGACGCCCATACGGCACTGGCGGCCGGCGGCATCAACGCGGCACTGGCCACCATGGACCCCGAGGACAGCTGGCAGCAGCACGCCGCCGACACCCTCAAGGAGAGCTACCTCCTCGCCGATCCCCGCACCGTGGAGATCGTCGCCCAGGGCGCCGCCCGGGGCATCGACGATCTGGAGCGCTACGGCATGGCCTTCGCCAGGGAGGAGGACGGCCGGATCTCCCAGCGCTTCTTCGGCGCGCACAAGTTCCGCAGGACCGCCTTCGCCGGCGACTACACCGGTTTGGAGATCCAGCGCACCCTCATCCGGCGCGCGGAGCAACTGGACATCCCTGTCCTGGAAGGCGTGTACATCACCCGGCTGCTGGTGCACGAGGGCACCGTGTTCGGCGCGTACGGCTTCGACCTCACGAGCGGACGGCGCTACCTGATCCACGCCGACGCGGTCGTCCTGGCCGCCGGGGGCCACACGCGCATCTGGCGGCGTACCTCCTCGCGGCGCGACG
This window of the Streptomyces sp. NBC_01275 genome carries:
- a CDS encoding RNA polymerase sigma-70 factor produces the protein MGSGDDTGSLDEATNVFMTARPHLFGIAYRVLGSTTEAEDVLQEAWLRWQGTDRDVVREPKAFLATVTARLALNVAQSARVRRESYIGPWLPEPVDTRADPQLGAERAEALDTAVLFLLERLNPVERAAYVLREAFDYPYQQIADMLETSETNTRQLVSRARKHISSERRKPVEATEHRRLMEVFLTAAQTGDLAVLEGILADDVVSYTDGNGLRGASRIPVVGLVHVSRYLAAFAPRFWPQKEIHWVEANGGPAALVSAGGTAVVLLTLDISERGIERAMWVMNPEKLAPYVASLDGGATFSS